One part of the Caldanaerobius fijiensis DSM 17918 genome encodes these proteins:
- a CDS encoding RNA-guided endonuclease InsQ/TnpB family protein yields KQKKRLAKLHEKVANQRRDYLHKISYNIVKNNDIICVEDLQVKSMMKNHKLAKSIANAGWGMLDKYLEYKAEREGKIFIKINAAYTSQRCSRCGRIVEKDLSVRIHRCECGLEIDRDVNAAINILHEGLRQLGIAA; encoded by the coding sequence AAGCAAAAGAAAAGACTGGCAAAACTCCATGAAAAAGTAGCAAATCAGAGAAGGGACTATCTGCACAAGATAAGCTATAACATAGTAAAAAACAATGACATCATATGCGTTGAGGATTTGCAAGTGAAAAGTATGATGAAAAATCATAAACTTGCAAAATCAATAGCGAATGCAGGGTGGGGAATGTTGGATAAATATTTGGAGTATAAAGCGGAAAGAGAAGGGAAAATATTCATAAAAATAAATGCTGCATATACATCACAAAGATGCTCAAGATGCGGAAGGATAGTAGAAAAAGATTTATCGGTAAGGATACACAGATGTGAATGTGGATTAGAAATAGACAGAGATGTAAATGCAGCGATAAACATACTTCATGAAGGATTAAGGCAACTGGGTATAGCAGCATAG